From the genome of Pseudomonas sp. AB6, one region includes:
- the fabI gene encoding enoyl-ACP reductase FabI: MGFLAGKRVLIVGVASKLSIASGIAAAMHREGAELAFTYQNEKLKGRVEEFAAGWGSNPELCFPCDVASDEEIAKVFEELSKKWDGLDVIVHSVGFAPGDQLDGDFTQATTREGFRIAHDISAYSFVALAKAGREMMKGRNGSLLTLSYLGAERTMPNYNVMGMAKASLEAGVRYLAGSLGPEGTRVNAVSAGPIRTLAASGIKNFRKMLAANEAQTPLRRNVTIDEVGNAGAFLCSDLASGISGEIMYVDGGFNTTAMGNLED, encoded by the coding sequence ATGGGTTTTCTCGCCGGTAAGCGCGTCCTGATCGTCGGTGTCGCTAGCAAACTGTCCATCGCATCCGGCATTGCTGCCGCCATGCATCGCGAGGGCGCAGAGCTGGCCTTCACGTATCAGAACGAAAAATTGAAAGGTCGTGTCGAAGAGTTTGCTGCAGGCTGGGGTTCAAACCCTGAACTGTGCTTCCCTTGCGACGTGGCCAGCGACGAAGAGATCGCCAAGGTCTTCGAAGAGCTGAGCAAGAAGTGGGACGGCCTGGACGTGATCGTCCACTCGGTAGGCTTCGCTCCAGGTGACCAGCTTGACGGTGACTTCACCCAAGCAACCACCCGCGAAGGCTTCCGCATCGCTCACGACATCAGCGCCTACAGCTTCGTGGCGTTAGCCAAAGCCGGCCGTGAAATGATGAAAGGCCGCAATGGCAGCCTGCTGACCCTGTCGTACTTGGGGGCAGAGCGCACCATGCCTAACTACAACGTGATGGGCATGGCCAAAGCCAGCCTGGAAGCGGGTGTACGTTACCTGGCCGGCAGCCTTGGCCCGGAAGGCACGCGCGTCAATGCGGTATCGGCTGGCCCGATCCGTACCTTGGCTGCTTCTGGTATCAAAAATTTCCGCAAAATGCTCGCGGCTAATGAAGCGCAAACCCCACTGCGTCGCAACGTGACCATCGATGAAGTCGGCAACGCTGGCGCCTTCCTGTGCTCCGATCTGGCGTCCGGCATCAGCGGCGAGATTATGTACGTCGACGGCGGTTTCAACACCACCGCGATGGGCAACCTCGAAGACTGA
- a CDS encoding ABC transporter ATP-binding protein, producing MNKDNLIEVRDLAVEFVADGNIHRVVEGISFDIRRGETLALVGESGSGKSVIAHSILRLLPYPLARHPSGMIYYAGHDLLKLSEKRLRAIRGNRIAMVFQEPMTSLNPLQSIEKQVNEVLNLHKGLQGKAATVRTLELLELVGINEPHKRLKALPHELSGGQRQRVMIAMALANEPELLIADEPTTALDVTVQLKILELLKELQARLGMALLLISHDLNLVRQIAHRVCVMQRGCIVEQASCEQLFRSPQHPYTQVLLGAEPSGSPANTIAGAPLLEVEDLRVWFPIKKRLFKHTVDHVKAVDGINFSLLQGQTLGIVGESGSGKSTMGLAILRLIGSQGAIRFQGKTLDCLTQQQIRPLRRQMQVVFQDPFGSLSPRMTVSEIVGEGLRIHRMGTPTEQESAIIEALKEVGLDPETRHRYPHEFSGGQRQRIAIARALVLKPALILLDEPTSALDRTVQRQVVELLRSLQRKYNLTYLFISHDLAVVKALSHQLMVIKQGQVVEQGSARSIFAAPQHPYTQQLLEAAFLAPVAVD from the coding sequence ATGAACAAGGACAATTTGATCGAAGTCCGTGATCTCGCCGTCGAGTTTGTAGCCGACGGAAATATCCATCGAGTTGTCGAGGGCATCAGTTTCGATATCCGTCGCGGCGAAACCCTGGCGTTGGTCGGCGAAAGCGGGTCGGGCAAGTCTGTCATCGCGCATTCAATATTGCGCCTGCTGCCCTACCCGCTGGCACGCCATCCCAGCGGGATGATTTATTACGCCGGGCATGACTTGCTCAAGCTCAGTGAGAAACGCCTGCGTGCGATTCGTGGCAACCGGATCGCGATGGTTTTTCAAGAACCCATGACCTCGCTGAACCCGTTGCAGTCCATCGAAAAACAGGTCAACGAAGTGCTTAACCTGCATAAGGGCTTGCAAGGCAAGGCGGCCACTGTGCGGACGCTAGAGCTGCTTGAGTTGGTTGGTATCAATGAGCCACACAAAAGACTCAAAGCCCTGCCACACGAGCTCTCAGGCGGCCAGCGACAGCGTGTAATGATTGCCATGGCCCTCGCTAACGAACCCGAACTGTTGATTGCCGACGAACCGACCACCGCGCTGGACGTCACGGTGCAACTGAAAATCCTCGAACTGCTCAAGGAATTACAGGCCCGGTTGGGCATGGCGCTGCTGTTGATCAGCCACGATTTGAACCTGGTACGGCAAATTGCGCATCGCGTATGTGTCATGCAGCGCGGTTGTATCGTCGAACAAGCGTCCTGTGAGCAGCTGTTCCGTTCACCGCAGCATCCGTACACCCAAGTACTGCTCGGTGCAGAGCCAAGCGGAAGCCCGGCGAACACGATTGCAGGCGCCCCGTTACTTGAAGTAGAAGACCTGCGCGTCTGGTTTCCGATCAAGAAGAGGCTGTTCAAGCACACTGTCGATCATGTCAAAGCGGTGGACGGCATTAACTTCAGCCTGCTCCAAGGGCAGACACTGGGAATTGTCGGTGAAAGCGGCTCGGGCAAATCGACCATGGGCCTGGCGATTCTCAGGCTGATCGGGAGCCAAGGTGCGATACGGTTTCAAGGCAAAACGCTAGACTGCCTGACGCAGCAGCAGATACGTCCCCTGCGTCGGCAAATGCAGGTGGTGTTTCAGGACCCGTTTGGCAGCCTGAGCCCACGCATGACGGTGAGTGAAATTGTCGGTGAGGGCCTGCGCATTCATCGCATGGGCACCCCGACCGAGCAGGAAAGCGCGATCATTGAGGCGCTTAAGGAGGTAGGTCTGGATCCGGAGACTCGGCACCGCTACCCCCATGAATTTTCCGGTGGGCAGCGGCAGAGAATCGCCATTGCCCGGGCATTAGTGTTAAAACCGGCGCTGATTTTGCTGGACGAGCCCACTTCGGCGCTTGACCGGACCGTTCAGCGCCAAGTAGTGGAGCTGCTGCGGTCACTGCAAAGAAAGTACAACCTGACCTATTTGTTTATCAGCCATGACCTGGCGGTAGTCAAAGCGTTGAGCCACCAGTTAATGGTGATCAAACAAGGGCAAGTCGTTGAGCAAGGTTCGGCGCGCAGCATTTTTGCCGCGCCGCAACATCCCTATACACAGCAGCTGCTGGAGGCCGCCTTTTTGGCGCCGGTAGCTGTCGATTAA
- a CDS encoding ABC transporter permease: MTLSPLNRRRFARFKANKRGWWSLWLFLVLFGLSLGAELIANDKPLAVRYDGEWYFPVFKRYPETTFGGEFPLEANYKSPYIKELMKTKDAWTLWAPIPFSYQSINYDLKVPAPGPPSSENYFGTDDQGRDVLARVIYGFRVSVLFALTLTILSSIIGVIAGALQGFYGGWVDLVGQRFLEIWSGLPVLYLLIILASFVQPNFWWLLGIMLLFSWMSLVDVVRAEFLRGRNLEYVRAARALGMQNVAIMFRHILPNAMVSTMTFMPFILTGAIGTLTALDFLGFGLPAGSPSLGELVAQGKSNLQAPWLGISAFAVLALMLSLLVFIGESARDAFDPRK; encoded by the coding sequence ATGACGCTCTCACCGCTCAATCGTCGCCGCTTCGCCCGCTTCAAAGCCAACAAGCGTGGCTGGTGGTCGCTGTGGTTGTTTCTGGTGTTGTTCGGCCTGAGCCTCGGCGCCGAACTAATCGCCAATGACAAACCGCTGGCCGTGCGTTACGACGGCGAATGGTATTTCCCGGTGTTCAAGCGTTATCCCGAGACCACGTTCGGCGGCGAATTCCCGTTGGAAGCCAATTACAAAAGCCCGTACATCAAGGAGTTGATGAAGACCAAAGACGCCTGGACTCTTTGGGCACCGATCCCGTTCAGTTACCAAAGCATTAACTACGACCTGAAAGTTCCGGCGCCCGGTCCGCCCTCGTCGGAAAACTACTTCGGCACCGATGACCAAGGCCGCGATGTACTGGCTCGAGTGATCTACGGCTTCCGCGTCTCGGTGTTGTTTGCACTGACGTTGACGATTCTTAGCTCCATCATCGGCGTCATCGCTGGCGCGCTTCAGGGCTTTTACGGTGGCTGGGTGGATTTGGTCGGCCAGCGCTTTCTGGAAATCTGGTCCGGGTTGCCGGTGCTTTACTTACTGATCATCCTGGCAAGTTTCGTCCAACCCAACTTTTGGTGGCTGCTGGGCATCATGCTGCTGTTCTCCTGGATGAGCCTGGTAGACGTGGTACGTGCCGAATTTCTGCGTGGGCGCAACCTGGAATATGTGCGCGCGGCGCGGGCATTGGGTATGCAGAATGTAGCGATTATGTTTCGACATATATTGCCCAACGCCATGGTCTCCACCATGACCTTCATGCCGTTCATCCTGACCGGCGCTATAGGCACCCTGACCGCACTGGATTTTCTTGGCTTTGGTCTGCCCGCTGGCTCGCCGTCGCTGGGCGAGCTGGTGGCGCAAGGTAAATCCAATTTACAGGCGCCATGGCTCGGAATCAGCGCGTTCGCTGTGTTGGCCCTGATGCTCAGCTTGCTGGTGTTCATCGGCGAGTCCGCCCGCGACGCTTTTGACCCAAGGAAATGA
- a CDS encoding microcin C ABC transporter permease YejB, whose product MLAYIFRRLLLIIPTLFGILLINFVIIQAAPGGPVEQMIAKIEGFDGATSRIAGGGAEVSVAGSSYRGAQGLDPALIKEIEHMYGFDKSAPQRLWIMIKHYAALDFGDSFFRDAKVIDLIKEKMPVSISLGLWSTLIMYLVSIPLGIAKAMRHGSHFDVWTSTAIIIGYAIPAFLFAILLIVVFAGGSYFDWFPLRGLTSNNFDGLSWGGKILDYFWHLALPVTALVIGNFATMTLLTKNSFLDEIGKQYVVTAKAKGLSQRAVLYGHVFRNAMLLVIAGFPSAFIGIFFTGSLLVEVIFSLDGLGLMSFEAAINRDYPVVFGTLFIFTLLGLVVKLIGDITYTLVDPRIDFESREH is encoded by the coding sequence ATGCTGGCCTATATATTTCGGCGCTTACTGCTGATAATCCCCACGCTGTTCGGCATATTGTTGATCAACTTCGTCATCATCCAAGCCGCCCCCGGCGGTCCAGTAGAACAAATGATTGCCAAAATCGAAGGCTTTGACGGCGCCACGAGTCGAATCGCTGGCGGTGGTGCCGAAGTGTCGGTGGCCGGTTCCAGCTATCGCGGCGCCCAAGGTCTAGACCCGGCGCTGATAAAAGAAATCGAGCACATGTACGGCTTTGACAAATCCGCGCCGCAACGGCTATGGATCATGATCAAGCACTACGCCGCCCTGGATTTCGGTGACAGCTTTTTTCGCGACGCCAAAGTAATAGATCTGATCAAAGAGAAAATGCCGGTCTCAATTTCTCTCGGGCTGTGGAGCACGTTGATCATGTATCTGGTGTCGATCCCACTGGGGATCGCCAAAGCCATGCGCCATGGCAGCCATTTCGACGTGTGGACCAGCACGGCAATCATTATCGGTTACGCGATTCCAGCCTTCCTTTTTGCGATATTGCTGATCGTGGTCTTCGCCGGCGGTAGCTATTTCGACTGGTTCCCGTTACGCGGCCTTACCTCGAACAACTTCGACGGACTCAGTTGGGGCGGCAAGATTCTGGATTACTTCTGGCATTTGGCATTGCCGGTAACCGCGCTGGTAATCGGCAACTTCGCGACCATGACCTTGCTGACCAAAAACAGCTTCCTTGATGAAATCGGTAAGCAGTACGTGGTCACGGCCAAGGCCAAGGGCTTGAGTCAGCGGGCTGTCCTATATGGCCATGTGTTCCGAAACGCAATGCTGTTGGTCATCGCCGGCTTCCCGTCTGCGTTCATTGGCATCTTCTTCACTGGCTCGCTGTTGGTGGAGGTAATTTTCTCCCTCGACGGACTGGGATTGATGAGTTTCGAAGCGGCGATCAACCGCGACTATCCCGTGGTGTTCGGCACTTTGTTTATCTTTACCCTGCTCGGACTGGTAGTGAAATTGATCGGCGACATTACCTATACGCTGGTCGACCCGCGTATAGACTTCGAAAGCAGGGAGCACTGA
- a CDS encoding extracellular solute-binding protein, which produces MTAMRSLRLQASGIVLMGLACITQAAPEHAVTLYNEAPKYPANFKHFDYVNPDAPKGGTFRQAGFGGFDSLNPFISKGVPADSIGMIYDTLARQGLDEPFTEYGLIASKIEKAPDNSWVRFYLRPQAHFHDGHPIRAEDVVFSFQTLIKSGAPMFRGYYADVDQVIAEDPLRVLFTFKHTNNRELPLILGQIPVLPKHWWEHRDFSKGTLEIPLGSGPYKVADVEAGRSIRYERVKDYWGKDLPVNSGFYNFDTMTFDSYRDNTVALEALKAGQFDYWLEISAKNWATAYNTPAVKAGRLIKEEIPNGNPTGMQGFVFNLRRPIFQDPRVRQALSLLLDFEWTNKQLFNGAYTRTKSYFDNSEMASRGLPSNDELAILEPLRGKIPAKVFTDEFKLPVTDGSGMIRPQQRQAFQLLQEAGWRIAGDKMVDAQGKPVQIEFLLTQTEFERVLLPFKRNLSDLGIDFVLRRVDVSQYVNRLRSRDFDMIVSGFPQSSSPGNEQREYWDSSSADKPGSRNFMGLKDPAIDTLVEGLINADSRQSLVTQARALDRALLWGYYVIPNWHIKTWRVAYWDHIGHPKTTALYNVAPSTWWVKPDATQAIPAPIPGRTPEQAKPASVEQ; this is translated from the coding sequence ATGACTGCCATGCGCTCCCTGCGGTTGCAGGCCAGTGGCATCGTGCTGATGGGGTTAGCCTGCATCACCCAAGCCGCCCCCGAACACGCCGTGACCCTGTATAACGAGGCGCCGAAATACCCCGCGAACTTCAAGCACTTCGACTACGTCAACCCAGACGCACCCAAGGGCGGCACGTTTCGTCAGGCAGGATTCGGGGGTTTCGACAGCCTAAATCCTTTTATCAGCAAGGGGGTGCCTGCCGACAGCATCGGCATGATCTACGACACCCTAGCTCGTCAAGGTCTGGACGAACCGTTCACAGAATACGGATTGATTGCCAGCAAAATCGAAAAAGCCCCCGACAACAGCTGGGTACGCTTCTATCTACGCCCGCAAGCGCATTTCCACGACGGCCACCCAATACGTGCTGAAGACGTCGTTTTCAGCTTTCAGACCTTGATCAAAAGCGGTGCGCCAATGTTTCGCGGCTATTACGCGGATGTCGATCAGGTGATTGCCGAAGACCCTTTGCGCGTGTTGTTCACGTTCAAACATACCAACAACCGTGAGCTGCCATTGATTCTCGGCCAGATACCGGTTCTACCCAAACACTGGTGGGAACACCGCGACTTCAGCAAGGGTACTCTGGAAATTCCGCTGGGCAGCGGGCCGTACAAGGTCGCAGATGTCGAGGCTGGGCGCTCGATTCGATACGAGCGGGTCAAGGACTACTGGGGCAAAGACCTTCCAGTCAACAGTGGCTTTTATAATTTCGACACTATGACCTTCGACTCTTACCGGGATAACACCGTCGCCTTGGAAGCGCTTAAGGCTGGACAATTCGACTATTGGCTAGAAATCAGCGCGAAGAACTGGGCCACGGCCTACAACACTCCTGCGGTCAAAGCCGGTCGGCTGATCAAGGAAGAAATCCCCAACGGCAACCCTACCGGCATGCAGGGTTTTGTATTCAACTTGCGGCGCCCTATTTTCCAAGACCCTCGGGTACGTCAAGCGCTCAGCCTGCTGTTGGATTTCGAATGGACCAACAAGCAGCTTTTCAATGGCGCCTACACCCGCACCAAAAGCTATTTCGACAACTCCGAGATGGCCTCGCGTGGCTTACCGTCTAACGATGAACTTGCGATTCTTGAGCCCCTGCGCGGCAAGATCCCGGCCAAGGTATTCACCGATGAATTCAAGCTGCCGGTGACCGATGGCAGCGGGATGATTCGCCCACAACAACGTCAGGCATTCCAGCTATTGCAGGAAGCCGGTTGGCGCATCGCCGGCGACAAGATGGTTGACGCCCAAGGCAAGCCGGTTCAAATCGAATTCTTACTGACACAGACTGAGTTCGAACGGGTATTGCTGCCGTTCAAACGCAATCTCAGCGACCTAGGCATTGATTTCGTTCTGCGTCGGGTCGACGTCTCGCAGTACGTTAACCGCCTGCGCTCGCGGGATTTCGATATGATCGTGAGCGGTTTTCCGCAATCGAGTTCCCCAGGCAATGAACAGCGAGAATACTGGGATTCATCCAGCGCCGACAAACCAGGCAGCCGCAATTTCATGGGGCTCAAAGACCCGGCCATCGACACCTTGGTCGAGGGCCTGATCAACGCCGATTCGCGGCAAAGCCTTGTTACCCAAGCGCGAGCCCTGGACCGGGCGCTGCTTTGGGGTTATTACGTGATTCCCAATTGGCACATCAAAACGTGGCGCGTGGCTTATTGGGACCATATTGGTCATCCGAAAACCACTGCACTGTACAATGTGGCACCTTCGACCTGGTGGGTAAAACCCGACGCCACCCAAGCTATTCCCGCGCCCATCCCCGGCCGAACCCCTGAGCAAGCCAAGCCGGCGAGCGTGGAGCAATAA
- a CDS encoding extracellular solute-binding protein, translated as MIRFLLLFVSLVSSFPVAATISESHGYAQFGVLKYPASFTHFDWVNPEAPKGGTLRLMAFGTFDTLNPYTFKGSSPVSTPNLLQYGVNELNEPLMVGTGQYDPSGDEPTSSYGLIAQTVEYSEDRSWVVFNLRPQARFNDGKPITAYDVAFSYRILLKEGHPQYRTSLQEVARVDILGRHRIRFVFKRFGNPLLILRLGELPVLPQHYWKNRDFKATTFEPPVGSGPYRITQVQPGRRLVFERVKEWWGKDLPVNRGKYNFNRVEVEFYRDSDVAFEAFKANEFDIYIEHQAKNWASGYNFPAMARGDVIKAQIRHKIATQSQVLFMNTRRSNFVDVKIREALSLMFNFEWTNRTLFSDAYTHSLSYYPNSEFTASGLPEGREWLMLAPWRNQLPPKLFTEPFSVSRTDGGAIPRETLRRVLGLLAEAGWTLSNQRLLNRNGQPLRFEILLVNPNLERILQPYVEDLSRIGIEARLRTVDPAQYKQRLDQFDFDMISMTLNQSLSPGLEQWQYFHSSQATTQGSKNYAGVSSPVVDSFLNHLITAQTHEQQLAATRALDRVLLWQYYSIPNWYLDYHRLAYRNRFVMVTTPPYTLGLRAWWLKPSEKIQ; from the coding sequence TTGATACGTTTCCTCCTGTTATTTGTCAGCCTGGTGTCGAGTTTTCCCGTAGCCGCAACCATCAGCGAAAGCCATGGCTATGCGCAGTTCGGTGTACTCAAGTACCCAGCTAGTTTTACTCACTTCGACTGGGTCAATCCCGAGGCGCCAAAAGGTGGCACCTTGCGGCTCATGGCGTTTGGCACGTTCGATACGCTTAACCCTTACACCTTCAAGGGTAGCAGCCCGGTTTCGACGCCGAATCTACTGCAATACGGCGTCAACGAACTCAACGAACCACTGATGGTCGGCACCGGCCAATATGACCCTTCCGGCGATGAACCAACCTCCAGCTACGGTTTAATCGCGCAAACGGTTGAGTACAGCGAAGACCGCAGCTGGGTAGTTTTTAACCTCCGCCCGCAGGCCCGGTTTAACGATGGCAAGCCAATCACCGCTTACGACGTCGCATTCTCCTATCGGATATTGCTCAAAGAAGGCCACCCGCAATACCGCACCAGCCTGCAGGAAGTGGCACGGGTAGACATCCTTGGCAGACACCGGATTCGCTTTGTGTTCAAGCGCTTCGGCAATCCGCTGTTGATTTTGCGTCTGGGCGAACTGCCTGTGCTGCCTCAACACTATTGGAAAAACCGAGACTTCAAGGCCACTACGTTCGAACCTCCTGTGGGCAGTGGTCCTTATCGAATTACCCAGGTGCAGCCCGGCAGGCGCTTGGTCTTCGAGCGAGTCAAGGAGTGGTGGGGCAAGGACTTGCCCGTCAACCGCGGCAAGTACAACTTCAATCGCGTGGAGGTTGAGTTCTACCGCGATAGCGACGTCGCGTTCGAAGCGTTTAAAGCCAATGAATTTGATATCTACATTGAGCATCAAGCCAAGAACTGGGCTTCGGGCTACAACTTCCCAGCGATGGCACGCGGCGATGTGATTAAAGCGCAGATTCGTCACAAGATCGCGACACAAAGCCAAGTGCTGTTCATGAACACGCGGCGTAGCAACTTTGTAGACGTAAAAATTCGAGAAGCACTCAGCCTAATGTTCAATTTTGAGTGGACTAACCGAACGCTGTTCAGCGACGCCTATACGCACTCATTAAGCTACTACCCCAACAGCGAATTCACTGCCAGTGGCCTGCCTGAGGGGCGCGAATGGCTAATGTTGGCGCCGTGGCGCAACCAGCTGCCACCCAAGCTGTTTACCGAGCCATTCAGCGTATCCAGGACTGACGGCGGCGCAATTCCCAGAGAAACCTTACGCCGGGTTCTTGGTCTATTGGCCGAAGCGGGCTGGACGCTGTCTAACCAACGCCTGCTGAACCGCAACGGACAGCCGTTGCGCTTCGAAATACTGCTGGTGAATCCAAACCTAGAACGTATCTTGCAACCCTACGTTGAAGATCTGTCACGCATAGGTATAGAAGCCCGCCTGCGCACGGTAGATCCTGCCCAGTATAAACAACGCCTGGACCAATTCGACTTCGACATGATTTCCATGACTCTCAATCAGAGCCTGAGTCCAGGCCTAGAGCAGTGGCAGTATTTCCATTCCAGTCAGGCGACGACCCAGGGCAGCAAGAACTACGCGGGCGTTTCCAGCCCGGTGGTTGACAGCTTTCTAAATCACCTAATCACTGCACAAACCCACGAACAACAACTTGCCGCCACACGTGCGCTGGATCGGGTTTTGCTCTGGCAGTATTACAGTATCCCTAATTGGTACCTCGATTATCATCGCCTGGCGTACCGCAACCGGTTCGTCATGGTCACCACCCCGCCCTATACTCTGGGTTTGCGCGCGTGGTGGCTAAAGCCTTCGGAGAAGATTCAATGA
- a CDS encoding LysM peptidoglycan-binding domain-containing protein, which translates to MSSSIRTTINSDALTRLAQAIAVVLSATLAGCQTTSSIQPVSSHRAASLATEFKQKPIFLSEKPTPLAPQDVWERMRQGFQLQEGNGQNPRIDQQRLWFANNPAFLEAAGERGSLYMHYIVERLAERNMPLELALLPVIESAYNPMAYSRSDAVGLWQFIPSTGRYFNLRQTSFYDGRRDITASTIAALDYLTRLHDMFNGDWLLALAAYNAGEGTVSRAIERNQKLGLPTDYWNLSLPQETQDYVPKFLALSQVVMAPEAYGVNLNPIANVPYFKVVELNRTMDLSKVAAMADIDEDELFQLNPAFKKRMTIDGPQQLLVPTAKAQLLTASLSNMKPQELVDWQQYKVRRGDTLASLASRYRVSVNTIRDVNKLSSKGVHAGQTLSIPTIPGMPPAGPAFKEIASRDASSTNRSYQVKKGDSLATIAKAHKVEVKELQHWNGLSGQHLKIGQMLVMQGVGKKTKTRSTSVASAKSKTSRKSTTQYTIRKGDSMYLVAKRFNVEMQHLKRWNPRSGMALKPGETLTVFRND; encoded by the coding sequence ATGTCGTCATCCATACGCACAACCATCAATTCAGACGCATTGACTCGGTTAGCCCAGGCTATAGCTGTAGTCCTGAGTGCCACACTGGCGGGCTGCCAGACCACGAGCAGTATTCAGCCCGTCAGCAGCCATCGAGCAGCTAGCCTGGCGACAGAATTCAAGCAAAAACCGATTTTCCTAAGTGAAAAACCGACGCCGCTTGCGCCACAGGATGTTTGGGAGCGAATGCGTCAGGGGTTCCAACTGCAAGAAGGCAACGGCCAAAACCCGCGCATAGACCAACAACGTCTCTGGTTTGCTAACAATCCGGCGTTTTTGGAAGCGGCGGGCGAGCGTGGCAGTCTCTATATGCATTACATCGTAGAGCGCCTCGCAGAACGCAACATGCCACTTGAATTAGCACTGCTCCCGGTGATTGAAAGCGCGTACAACCCCATGGCGTATTCGCGCAGCGATGCTGTTGGTTTGTGGCAATTCATTCCTTCCACCGGACGTTACTTCAATTTGCGTCAGACGAGCTTTTATGACGGTCGCCGCGACATCACGGCGTCAACTATCGCGGCACTGGACTACCTGACGCGTCTGCATGACATGTTCAACGGCGACTGGCTGCTAGCCTTGGCAGCGTACAACGCTGGCGAAGGCACAGTCAGCCGCGCAATTGAGCGCAACCAGAAGCTCGGCTTGCCCACTGACTACTGGAACCTGTCATTGCCGCAGGAAACCCAGGATTACGTGCCTAAGTTCTTAGCACTTTCGCAAGTAGTCATGGCGCCAGAAGCCTATGGCGTCAATCTGAATCCAATTGCTAACGTGCCGTATTTTAAGGTCGTCGAGCTTAATCGGACGATGGACTTGTCAAAAGTGGCCGCGATGGCCGATATCGACGAAGACGAACTATTCCAGCTCAACCCTGCCTTCAAAAAGCGCATGACCATCGACGGCCCCCAGCAACTGCTGGTGCCAACGGCCAAGGCGCAGTTATTGACCGCCAGCTTGTCGAATATGAAACCGCAGGAGTTGGTGGACTGGCAGCAATATAAGGTGCGCCGTGGCGATACGTTGGCAAGCTTGGCTAGCCGCTATCGGGTGTCGGTCAACACCATTAGGGACGTGAATAAACTGTCCTCAAAAGGTGTACACGCGGGCCAAACGTTAAGCATTCCAACTATCCCCGGCATGCCCCCCGCAGGACCTGCGTTCAAGGAAATAGCCAGCCGTGACGCCTCATCTACGAACCGCAGCTACCAGGTTAAAAAAGGCGACAGTTTGGCGACCATCGCTAAAGCGCATAAGGTCGAAGTCAAAGAGTTGCAGCACTGGAACGGCCTCTCCGGCCAGCATTTGAAAATCGGGCAGATGCTGGTCATGCAAGGTGTTGGCAAAAAAACCAAAACCCGATCAACCTCTGTCGCCAGTGCAAAATCCAAAACCAGCAGAAAATCGACTACCCAATACACGATCCGAAAAGGCGACTCGATGTACTTGGTGGCCAAGCGTTTCAACGTTGAAATGCAGCACCTCAAACGCTGGAATCCACGCAGCGGTATGGCGTTGAAGCCTGGCGAGACCTTGACGGTGTTTAGAAACGATTGA
- the gloB gene encoding hydroxyacylglutathione hydrolase: MIQIDALPAFTDNYIWLLQDASSKRCAVVDPGDAEPVLAWLKQHPDWQLSDILVTHHHDDHVGGVEQLKTVTGARVLGPAAEKIPARDIALNDNDSITVLGLGFDVFAVPGHTLGHIAFYHDDPQAPLLFCGDTLFAAGCGRLFEGTPAQMHDSLSRLAGLPDSTLIYCTHEYTLSNLRFAQAVEPANLDIAERFIQVSHWRSENRISLPSNLALERRTNPFIRTHEIAVKEKADERTGTDNRSSTAIFASLRAWKDKF, translated from the coding sequence ATGATACAAATTGATGCCCTACCCGCTTTTACTGACAACTATATTTGGTTGTTACAAGACGCTTCCAGCAAACGCTGCGCCGTGGTCGATCCCGGCGATGCCGAACCGGTTTTAGCATGGTTGAAACAGCACCCTGACTGGCAGCTCAGCGACATCCTGGTCACCCATCACCACGATGACCATGTAGGCGGGGTCGAACAGCTAAAAACCGTCACCGGCGCCCGAGTGCTCGGCCCTGCAGCGGAGAAAATCCCGGCGCGAGACATCGCGCTCAACGATAACGATTCGATTACCGTTCTCGGTCTGGGTTTCGACGTCTTTGCAGTACCTGGTCATACTTTGGGCCACATAGCCTTCTACCATGACGATCCGCAGGCCCCCCTATTGTTCTGCGGCGATACCTTATTCGCTGCGGGATGTGGCCGCCTGTTCGAGGGGACGCCAGCGCAAATGCATGATTCGCTCAGTCGCCTCGCAGGGCTACCCGATAGCACCCTAATTTACTGCACACACGAATATACGCTCAGTAACCTTCGCTTCGCTCAAGCAGTAGAGCCAGCCAACCTCGATATCGCTGAACGCTTCATTCAAGTCAGTCACTGGCGCAGTGAAAATCGCATCAGCTTGCCCTCCAATCTAGCGTTGGAACGACGCACCAACCCGTTTATTCGAACCCACGAAATCGCTGTCAAAGAAAAAGCAGACGAACGGACCGGCACCGACAATCGGTCGTCCACAGCTATTTTTGCTAGCCTGCGCGCGTGGAAAGATAAGTTCTAA